The following proteins are encoded in a genomic region of Glycine soja cultivar W05 chromosome 17, ASM419377v2, whole genome shotgun sequence:
- the LOC114393609 gene encoding zinc finger CCCH domain-containing protein 67-like: MGGSESVSVPLSISNGEEPQLGASSSPAAPPEPSDLNHAAEEEALSRELQSKLDLKDGDESEERVSDLNDGRGVCDEETGKPDGDSRGWETNSWNEEVGVDAEVHVFGDGDVHDAGDGDVHDVGDGDVDVDVDDEVEKKEGGNSGLAQHYPLRPEAEDCAFYIKTGNCKFGFNCKFNHPIRRKSQAVKEKAGEREETTERSGMTECKYYQRSGGCKFGKSCKYNHTRGKISTAPAPLLELNFLGLPIRLGERECPYYMRTGSCKFGANCKFNHPDPTAVGGVGGDPASGYGNGGSISLQGVSQTSVPSWSSPRTLNESSPFVPMMLSPTQGVSTQSSDWNGYQASVYLPERNMHPPSTFVMNNPAIDTNVYMHHQKQMPVDEFPERPGEPECSYFLKTGDCKFKSNCKFNHPKNRVARLPPCNLSDKGLPLRPDQSVCSHYSRYGICKFGPACKFDHPINLQPVMIPGLGQQSYSNSASVEVAGIFGSTGVVTDATIQQSV; the protein is encoded by the exons ATGGGAGGCTCTGAATCCGTTTCTGTGCCACTTTCCATTTCCAATGGCGAAGAGCCCCAATTGGGTGCATCTTCTTCCCCCGCCGCTCCTCCTGAGCCATCAGATCTCAATCACGCGGCGGAGGAAGAGGCACTCTCCAGGGAGCTTCAGAGCAAGTTGGATTTGAAGGATGGGGATGAGAGTGAAGAGAGAGTTTCGGACTTGAACGATGGTAGAGGTGTTTGTGATGAAGAAACTGGTAAGCCTGACGGAGATAGTAGGGGTTGGGAGACCAATAGTTGGAATGAGGAAGTGGGTGTTGATGCTGAAGTTCATGTTTTTGGTGATGGTGATGTTCATGATGCTGGTGATGGTGATGTTCATGATGTTGGTGAtggtgatgttgatgttgatgttgatgatgaagtggagaagaaggaaggggGAAACAGTGGTTTAGCTCAGCACTACCCTTTGAGGCCTGAAGCTGAGGACTGtgcattttatattaaaactgGGAATTGCAAGTTTGGGTTTAATTGCAAGTTCAACCACCCCATTAGGAGGAAAAGTCAG GCTGTTAAAGAGAAGgcaggagaaagagaagaaaccaCAGAAAGATCGGGCATGACAGAATGCAAG TATTATCAAAGGTCTGGGGGTTGTAAGTTTGGTAAATCTTGTAAATATAACCACACAAGAGGAAAAATTTCAACAGCACCAGCACCACTTTTGGAACTTAACTTTCTTGGCCTGCCTATTCGTCTG GGAGAGAGAGAGTGCCCCTACTACATGCGCACTGGCTCTTGTAAGTTTGGAGCAAACTGCAAGTTCAACCATCCTGACCCTACAGCTGTTGGAGGAGTAGGAGGTGATCCTGCTTCAGGGTATGGTAATGGAGGGTCTATTTCATTACAAGGTGTATCACAAACATCTGTACCCTCCTGGTCTTCTCCAAGAACATTAAATGAATCATCTCCTTTTGTGCCAATGATGCTTTCACCTACTCAAGGAGTTTCTACCCAAAGTTCTGATTGGAATGGATATCAG GCATCTGTCTACTTACCTGAGAGGAACATGCATCCACCTTCTACATTTGTCATGAACAACCCAGCAATTGATACAAATGTTTACATGCACCATCAAAAGCAGATGCCTGTTGATGAGTTTCCAGAAAGGCCTGGTGAACCTGAATGCAGCTACTTCTTAAAAACTGGGGATTGTAAGTTCAAGTCTAATTGTAAATTCAACCATCCAAAGAATCGGGTTGCAAGATTACCTCCATGCAACCTCAGTGACAAGGGTCTGCCTTTGAGACCT GACCAAAGTGTCTGCTCCCATTACAGTCGCTATGGAATTTGCAAATTTGGACCAGCTTGTAAGTTTGACCACCCGATAAACTTGCAGCCCGTGATGATTCCTGGACTTGGTCAGCAATCCTACTCAAACTCAGCTAGTGTTGAAGTGGCTGGGATATTTGGAAGTACAGGTGTTGTAACTGATGCGACAATTCAGCAATCTGTGTAA
- the LOC114393170 gene encoding protein NOI4-like, producing MSSQENGRPLPKFGEWDVNNPASAEGFTVIFNKARDEKKTNTATATPTPRRSDPVFKNENYNNPQYSGKRKWFCCG from the exons ATGTCTTCG CAGGAGAATGGTCGTCCATTGCCTAAATTCGGTGAGTGGGATGTGAATAATCCTGCCTCAGCGGAAGGTTTTACTGTCATATTCAACAAGGCTAGAGATGAGAAGAAGACTAACACAGCAACGGCAACCCCAACCCCACGTAGATCTGATCCTGTGTTCAAGAATGAGAATTATAACAATCCTCAATATTCTGGAAAG AGAAAGTGGTTTTGCTGCGGCTGA